In the Colletotrichum lupini chromosome 4, complete sequence genome, CGTTCAGGTTATCCAGGACGTTCGCCTTTCTGTTGCCTCCATCGCCCACGTCCTCGTCTTGTCCTCACCTACCGAAGAGCTGCCTTCTTCCTTCCTTCTGTCGTCGCTATTAAGACAGGCACTTATCGCCAAGACGATGAAGACAGGCTAGCTGTCTTCAGGGGGGGTTCAGGGCTCACGTCAAGTAGACTGGGGATACAACATTGTATAAGAAAGAGATGACATCTGACAACTCATATTCACTGACAAATCGGAAGCAGTGATCTGATTTTGTCTGACTACAATGCTCCAGCCAACTATCAAGAGAGAAGAAAGACAGGAATTCGCTCATTTCGGCAAAGACAAAAAAGTGTAGGTACGTTTTGGGGACAGCATGCTCATTCTACACAAAAGCAACTTCAATGTGGCTAAACTACTCTTGTTCCACGACGATATCTTGAAGTGCTGATAGGTCCAAGATTTGAAGATACGTAGTAGCCGCAGCCTTCCATAAAGCAAGAAGAACCGTAGTTCAGGAAAACCTCGCAGCGCAGCTCCCTCCCAGACGGAACTCGCTCTTGTGTTTCTTTTCTCTTCTGTGAAGATTCCATATACGATTTCTCGTCTCGGGAAACCTTGTTGCGAGGGTGGGCCTGGTGGCCGCGAACCCTGCCAGGCAGGAGCAATGTTGAGAGCATGGATAGGAGCGAGCTCTCTATCATACAGTTCATCTTGTAACGGATTTCAGATATGACTCGCTGGTTATTGTATCCCCTCGTGACTTAGATCTTGCCGTTACATGCTGTTCTCTTTCAGAGGGACGCCTAGTTGGATGACTTGACGTAGATGTAAATGTCCCGGGAACTTCACTCGCAATTTGAAACCATCAATCTAGTCTGTGTATCTAATACATTATGTTTCAGTTAACTTGAACGAACGTCACTCAGGCTAATAAGAGAAAATTATACAAATCTCAAGATGGCCGACGGGTATTATCATGGTCAGCTGAGCCAGGCAAACGAATTCGTAACGTTTGGTATCTTGGAGATATCTTGACCTCGATATCAACAACACCGACATCACCTTGAGATTGAAGCTAGTATGACGCAAATTAGTTCTTTCTGGCCGATGATCTAGATGCTCACATCAGACCTTCAATCTGTATCAAAGCATGATCGTTTGTGATTTTCATCGCGAGCTGTTATGTCATCCAGACTGACCATGTCTGAACGAAGTTGAACGTCCAGAACACAGACAGGCGATCGTCTCGCGAGAGGAGAAGCCTCATTGCAGTTAAATAAGCTTCAATACAGTGCGTCAGTTGAAACGAAGGACACAGCAGCAATAATCTGACAGCCAACGCATCGGAAACCTTCAACATATTAATTTTGACGCTGTTGCCTGGTCTCTCGTCCACAAGCGAACACGCAATTCATCTACCACCGAACAACTTGTAAATGAATATAAGGAACGCTTCTAGAAACAATGAAGACTGACAAGACTGCCTCGACTGGACAGAATTGTTTGGGTGTACAGGAAAGACGGCAGAAGGGGCCAGGGGAGAGCTGACTTCAACTCCAGGAGATCAAATCTATTAGATGGTCGCTCTATTAAATAGATAACAGACCATGCTGTCTCTGCTATACGCACAAGAACAAATGTGGCAGCGCAAGAAATTCCGCGATGGTCTTAAAGATGTAAACGGCGAATCATTGTCGTCGACGATCTACCATTCTCGTAACTCTAGCCTAATATAACCGACCAACGCTGTAAATGCGTTTATGACTCATCAATAAAAGACGACGAGAATCAGACAATGAAGACCTGGCAGAATCAATGGAGTCTAGCGAGCAACACGCAAAGGCCGTTGAAGCGAGCATCCGAATAACATCCCGCCCTGCACATACGCCTTGACGGACATCGTCAGGAGAGTCCACGGCTTCGTCCATCACTTTGAGCAACCCCTCGGAAGATCTAGATTCCAAGAACCACGTCCACACAGTTGAGAGGAGTATAGAGGATGGTCAAAAAGAATCGGGTTCTCGTCGCTGCAAGTCACAAGGGCGTTGAGCAACAGGAATATTGCATTATCGCGACATTGTAGGCGCTAAAAAGATTAGCCGACTAGCCGTATCGTTTTTGGGGCCAAGCGTCTGTCGAAAACACTATCTTCATCGACCAAAAGGACATTCAGCCAGCGGCATCTGATGCAATCGTCATCGCAAGGCATCTCGTGCATCACGTACCGTACACACCTGGTCGCATTTACGATTCAGTTTGGAGGTGATTACGATGCGCACAAGAACGTCTACGACAGCCGGCATTTACTTGTAACACAATAACTCTCACGTCACATCACAGCATGAAGCATCTCATCCTCGTCGGGGCGTGCTACGTCGACACAGTCCTCAGGCAAGGCTCTCATCCCGCCCACTGATCAAGACTGGGGCTTTTCTACTCACACCCCTTCTTCTCAAGCGTACCTCACTTCCCCGAAGAGGACCTGAAGCTACGAGCTACGAGCATCCGCGTACGCAGGGGCGGCAACTGCCCTAACACAATGGAAGTCCTCCAGCAACTCCTCCGCGCAGAGCACCTACCGCATTCACAAACCGAGCCCCTGACGATGCACCTCGTCTCGCCCCTGCCGGAACGTCAATCCCAGGCGACGGCGCAGATCATGGCCTCGTTCCCGCCAGCGCCAGATACcaccgccgtcgccgccgccaacgCCGCGGAGATCACATTTGATCACTGCCTATTCCGCAAAGGCCACCACGCGCCGGCGAGCAGTTACATCTTCCGCAGCGAGGCAACCGGCAGCCGGACAATCGTAAACCACAATGACCTGCCCGACATGACGACGGACGAGTTCCTCAACGTCGTCGAGGCGTTCCGCGGCAAAGGCGGCCGGACGTGGTGGCACTTTGAGGGACGGGTTCCGGAGACGACACTCAGCTGCATTCTGGCCCTTCGGCGGGCCCTGGGCGACGACGTGGTGACGGTCAGCGTCGAAGTCGAAAGGCCGGGCAGGGCGGGGTTGAGAGAGCTCGCTGCTGAGGCGGACGTGGTTTTCTACTCCAAGAGCTGGGCCGAGGTGCGTCACGTTCGTTCTTGGATATCGGCGTACGCCAGTCACAGCAGTGTGCGGTGCATACTGACAGGACTGGCATAGGCCTGCGGGTATACGTCCGCTGATGATTGTCTAAGGGAAGAGTCGCTGTCGTTACCGCGGACGTGAGTTCGGTCAAGAGGTGTCTACCGGTACGCAACGCGTTTCTTGCTGACTGCAGAATAGGTCGTTGGCTATGGTTACGTGGGGTGCTGAGGGAGCATGTTGCATATCACCCAAGGACCGGCAGCTGGTCAAAAGCCCTGTCGAGACGCCGGTGAAGCAGGTCGTCGAGTAAGCTTCGCCATACCACTACTCAATACTCAACCCTCTTCTTGGCGCGCGATACTAATAAGTTTGGGGGGGAACAGCTCGGTAGGGGCGGGGGACACCTTCGTTGCGGGCATGCTGTACGGACTGATCTGCCAGGCCGACGCTTGGGACGTAACGCACAGTTTGGACTTCGCGGTTGCACTCGCCACACTCAAAGTCCAGCGAGAGGGGTTTGGTGGACTGGGAGACGATATTCGTAAGAATACGCAAAGGTCGCGCTGACGGTGGGCCATCCGTCAGGCGTTGAAACTGTCGCCGTGGGCACTCCGGGTCGTGGCCCCGTGTCCCCCCGGTGCCGTAGATGGATGCTTCGGCGGGTGGGGCGACTGTCCGCCAATCGTCAGGTAAGCCAGGCCAAGAGGCCGTATTTTGCCCGCCAGCGGACCGATGGAGCACCCGTCGGTGGTCGCGCCTGTTCCGAAGCTGTGCGAGAGTGAAATGTTGTAAGACCCTCTATGGCTCTGTGGGGATCAAGAGGCGGTGTACATGGTTGGCAAGGCTCAAGCGAGGAGGCAACCTGTTACGAGGGAGGGGACTCGGCAGTACACTAATAGTTGGACATCCGCAAAGGCCAGGACGCGTTGGCGGCGCTCGTTGTTATTAGTGGAGGGGTGACAGGCCGGGCCAACATGCATTCATGCGCCGCCGATGCTTTGATGCAGCTTGAAGATGGTGCACCTCACACGGGGCCTGCGACGGCGAACAAGGCTGCATGTGGCCTGCTGCAGCTGATAGTGGCATACCGCATGGCCCCCAGACCTAATCGGAGACTACTGCGCAAGCAAAAACGGGGAGAAGTAATTTGGGCCGTTGCTACAGTACCTCTGTGTGTACGTCCTCACATGCCGGCCAGCGAAGTTTGTCGCGAGAATTTCGTCCCCTTCATATGGATCTACTGCAGCGAGACCGTGTGGGTGACTGAATATACATACAGATGGGCCAAGTGACCTTGTAGGGGAAGAGGGCTGGGGATAGAGAATTGTCACATTTCTCGTAATTCGGTTGCGGAGCCAGAGCCTGGAAATGAGgcagagaagaagaaaaaaaactcTTCCCACGACGTTGGACCTCTCACGAGAGAGAATGAATAGGCGATGGTTGATACAGCGAGTGGGGACCACGGCCTGTTTGTCGATCTGCGGCGATTCAAGAGCCTGGTTTGTTGTGCTCTTCCTGAAGTTCCTCGAAAGTAGTCAGTGGAGCCGGGTCTATTTCCTCGTGTTCCCATACCACGGGTCTCGAGAAGAGATGGGAAAGTCGAAGTATCCGTAGTAGAGTGTGGCCGGGTTCGTACGGATGCACAACGCATATGGCCCCGAGTCTCCGTTGTTTGATCCTAACATTGTGGTGCCGAATGGTGCCGTACGGGAGTCAACATCGACGGCGGGACTGCAAATCTTTGCGGTCGTCACGGTCAACAAATCATGACGTTCCCTTTCTTGCAGGCTCGACGACTCAAGTGCGTCGGGCGGGGTCGGTCCAtcccatcatcatcatcaagcTTGGCCTGCGCCTATCTTATCTTCGCTCCTTAGCTACGGCGAAAATGTTCTCGAGCACCCAAAGGTGACGGACTGCTGCAACTTTTGCTTCGTTCTGGGAATGTTGGCGTTGATACGTGGATTGGGGTGCCGAGTAAAACTTCGAGTACCTCGGGAGATGCAGAGAAATGCTGACGAGGGTGGATTACAGTCAGGCGTTGTAGTAAAGTTACTCGCGAGCGAGTCCGCATTTCTTAGACCAGTGGCCCCTGACGGGAGGAAGCGGATTTGTCTGGATGTTCGTTCGTTTGACAGCTTTGGGATGAAGTTGAGCGGGCGGTGGGCGGTGCCTGGTGGCAAAACCTTGGATCGTCCAGAATGATGTAGCGATTTCCGCCCACAGACCAACGGTAGCAGGGGCTTTTGCCGACTTTGAGACCACGGTACCAGAGACTGGGAGCAGGGACAGGCGTTCTGGCACAGTCAGGCTTCTGCAGCTTCAGAAATAAGCCCGCTGAGCCCGACGGAGCTGAGCAGTCGAAAGCTCCTGTGACCGCATCTGTAAGACCGGGCAGACAGCCTGCGGGTCGCCTTTCTCAGGGGTTGGTTGTGCTGTGTAGGGGGGAAACATCGCACCACTGTTCCCATTCTCAAGGGTAGAGTAAAGCAAGCACTGCATGGCAGATTGTCTGACCGAGGGGCCGAAGGGGGCGTCCCTCTAATCGACGTCGGATATGTGGTCAAGGACGGGCTTACTTACAGAATGGTAGGTAATACCAAGGAGACCAACAGGGACATGCGGATACCTAGCGGAAGAAGGAAAGTAAAGATACTGTATCCATATAGTCGGATGGAACGCAAAAATGATACTGGCACACTGGATCATCAGTCAGCCATCCTGGCCGCGACTGCTTGCGAATGCTGTGCGACAAGGGCTAGATGACTGGGTAGTGAGTACATACTAATTATGATAGCTTCCAAAAGCTTCGTCGATCGAAGGACGCCCGCTTGTGCTCGGTGGTTGTAGCAATGGTAGCGAGCGGAGGAGCACGGCGGCGCGGGTTGTGTCGCAAAGCTAGTGGCAGCAAATATGAGCGTTGGTCACAGCTAGTGAGTTGTATCCGTAACAGCCTCATGTCGACCATTCTTGCATGTCTCGTGGGACGAAAAGAAACCCCGGCTGGCAAGCGGGGATGAGCGAAGATGTGGGGGCGAAGGACGGTTAGTAAATAATGGGACTGTCCGTCTATGGCGTCTTCAATCTCTGTTGGCGTGCCTGGCACTGGGAAGAAGGGGTGTGAAGTGTGGAACATCGGTAAGTTGAGCTTGAACCGGGGCAGGGGGGGGGTGGCACCAAGCCAGTCGAAGGGGAAAGGAATCGTCAGGGTAGCATTGGACAGCGGTAGTCATGGCGGTGATGGCTGGCTCAatcagcggcggcggcaaccGGTAAGGGTGAGACTGATCTTGTTAGCGTATGGAAGGGGTGGTGAAGACTGAAAAGGGCAGAAAACCAAAATCTTTCACTGCCTCATCCTCATCGACGTTACGTGCCCACACCCCTCCTTTTCATCCAAGCCATCTCTCCTCCTTAGCCCGCATTTAACTTGCTGAGATCGGCGAGGTCTCTACCTACGTGCGGATAGGCACGCACGCAGGAAACCAAAAGCACACTATCCGTAGTTTGCTGTTATGTCGAGTAGCGGGTACGTATCGCTTCTGCTTCGAAACCCTATGTTTGCTGGTCGGATCCAGGTACTGGGTACCTCTCAACAGGTGGTGCCACCTCTACAAATAGATGCAGCCAATGCTTCAACTCTTCAAGCATATCTCATCGTGACTTTCTGCGCCCGGCTCACAGGAACCGCCTCTCGTGCTATGACGAGTCATGATCTGCATCGCAAAGTTATTGAGCAGCCATATCTTCTGTCCGGTTGCTTTGATCCAGATCATAAGATCCGGTCCTCACTTGCCTAGAATGACTGTCAGCGTCCAGCTTTGAGGCCAGGTGCTCATGGCTTTGCTCTCGCAAGTCTCGTGAGCTTGGCTTACTTTCGATGTATCGATATACGGAGTACCCAATGCCCATAGCCTCGCTCGCGTAGCATTACCGGTATGGTATGCCGACCGTCCGCATGCTTCCTCTGTCCAAGTATCAGAATGCTGAAGCTCCGGTCAGTCATTATGGGACTGAACGACGAGTCTTCTGCAAGAGAACAGAGGATATACCGGAGAGAGTCCGGCAGCCAGATCATCCCCGGTCCCAGCCGCTCCACCGTGAAGAACGCCTTGATTGCCATTACCTGGTCAGACAGCCGCTAAAATCGCAAAGGGTGCTGGGCCCATGGCACTGGTTAAAGAGTGGCACCGGCCGGATACTTTTGCCCATCTCCAAGCCAGGCCCGCTGGGCTACGCTAGGCGACTGACGCTGTCCTCTGTCTGACAAGGGACTCATCATCTTTGAGCCAATCCCTGGCATCTTTCAGCACGTTGGAATCTCTAGGGCCGGGACTAGGGCCGGGATCCTAGCTCGCTGGATGACAAGCCATGGCCATATCATGGCCCATGTCTAGAATTGTGTGTGCGTGTATGTGCTGGTTCCCGCATTCGGTCGGACTAAATCGTCATGGGCAGCTGCAATTGCCGCCGCGTGGTGTGGTAAAGGTAAACAGCACCTTTGTACGTATTCCGTACCCGGATTCTTGCTGAGTCGTTCAAGTGAGAGGTCTTGAGTCTCTGTGTATTCTTTAGGCTGATGAGACGTACTGCACTTCCGCCAGGTAGCCGAGAGGTATATACAGTTATTCATACTCACGCGAACCGAATCACCTGGGGCAGTGTGAATGCCTATCTGGAATTCTGAACCCGAAAAATGCTCAATGAAGTAGATGGCCGTGGATGGCGCCGTCTCGCCCCGTTGTATCGTCCCGATGGTCGGTGCTTTCTGTCAAGTTCCCCCATCCATGCAAGACGCCCAATCAGTCTTCAGGAGGTTCTCTTGGTGGCCCGCGCGTGAACAGTTGATCATCTAGTGGGACTGATCTTACCAGGGCTGGTTCAAGGGTTAGCGGATTCTTGGTCGACAACCTCGAAGTGACCTTGGGAAGCCTGTTATCCCTGCCCTGTTTCATTTTCATCTTTGGCAGACCATAAGATGGACTGCACGCTAGTATGTATACAGCCAGACCCACCAAAGTCGACCCCTGAGATCCCTGACTTCTTGAGCCTGGCTAGCTGGCATGACAGCTTTGCGCATTAAAGTGTTTTTGTCGGTAGGCCCCGGTTTCACCGAGGCCCTGACTGCTCTGCCCTGCCGCCTGGTTCTGTTCATCAAAGAATGCTAAACAGGACACAGTTAGCACACCACCCCTTGAGCACAAACGGCCGAGCGTCACCCGGGCTTTATTTAGCTCGAGGATGATATTGTCCCCATAGAACCTTGGAAGTCCGAAAGGTCTCGTTGCTAGCAATAAACACGTCAGTGATTTGCGGCTGTTATTAGTTTGTCGCGGACCCCATACTTGGTGGTAACCTGGAGCTTAACGCCCCGTTTTGTGCAACATGCGGGTCGTAGTCACCTGGCAGGAATTGCTCTGCGCCGTCTTCACTGATTTCTTCCAACCCAAAGCTGTCTTCGTATTCGACGTGAAAGCCTGATGACTTatggaagaagaggaggcaCCCCTCATGGCGTCGTCCGCCATGCCAGAGATACCCCTGGCCCTGTATCCGTACAATACGTTTTATCTTGGGTTGATAAGACTTAGAGGATCGAAGCAGTGTGTATTGAAATAGCTTAGGTCGGCAGTGAAGTTGGGGCATCAGACGTGAGCGTTCAAGATCGATCAGATACCAGCGGAGTTGACCATGCGTGCGTGCTTTCTTGTCTGGTTC is a window encoding:
- a CDS encoding D-sorbose, with the translated sequence MEVLQQLLRAEHLPHSQTEPLTMHLVSPLPERQSQATAQIMASFPPAPDTTAVAAANAAEITFDHCLFRKGHHAPASSYIFRSEATGSRTIVNHNDLPDMTTDEFLNVVEAFRGKGGRTWWHFEGRVPETTLSCILALRRALGDDVVTVSVEVERPGRAGLRELAAEADVVFYSKSWAEACGYTSADDCLREESLSLPRTSLAMVTWGAEGACCISPKDRQLVKSPVETPVKQVVDSVGAGDTFVAGMLYGLICQADAWDVTHSLDFAVALATLKVQREGFGGLGDDIRQDALAALVVISGGVTGRANMHSCAADALMQLEDGAPHTGPATANKAACGLLQLIVAYRMAPRPNRRLLRKQKRGEVIWAVATVPLCVRPHMPASEVCRENFVPFIWIYCSETVWVTEYTYRWAK